From the genome of Oncorhynchus masou masou isolate Uvic2021 chromosome 15, UVic_Omas_1.1, whole genome shotgun sequence:
AACAGCAACACTCAGCTAACAAGGGCTTTCAGTCTGAAATGTTTGGTAATTAAGAAATCACGCCAGAAAATCTTGTCCCAAATATCCAACTAAATATCAATGTGTGTACCGTACAATTTGGGGAAACCACTCTCCTTAGTTAAATGTGTGGTGACTGGCGAGTGGTGGTGAGTGTTTCTGGTGCAAAAAAAGACCATGCATAATCTGACAGGTGGTTGCTGCTCATGGAATGCCAGAAGACATGAGTGATTCAAATATATCTAGCTCCCTTATCAATATGACCTTATCAATAATTCCTGCCTCATCCCAGGTAAcataatatttttatttaactaggcaagtcagttaagaacaaattcttagttacaatgacaacctaccagggaacagtgggtcaactgccttgttcaggggcagaacagaagATTTTTacctttttaccttgtcaacctttaggttactaaccactaggctacctgccgccccatatcagAGAGGTTTCGAGAAGTGCTTCTTCATATTTAGCATATACGTACACTgagagtataccaaacattaggaacaccttgctAATATTGCGTTGACCTCCTTTCGACCTCAGAAcggcctcaattcgtcggggaatggactctacaaggtgtcggaagctttcgacagggatgctggtccatgttgactccaatactttcCACAGTTGTGACAAGTTTGCtgtatgtcctttgggtggtggaccattcttgatacacagagCAGGATTTCTTAacgttttgtatactcagtgtatatcggATAATTTTGCAAGGGTGCCAGTTTTttttagaagagagaaagagggtgttgAATAGATATGAAGAAGGAATGAAAGAGCGAATGTTTGGAAAAAATGTTCTTAGAAAAAAGGAGAAAGTTGGTAAGTGCAGTTTTACAGATGAGCGTAGGGAGGGGCAGTGGGGGTAGAGGGGTACAACTTTGTGAGAGAAAAGGAGGCCATTGATTCTCTGTTTTGGCGGCCTGGCGCCATGGGCGTGTGCATGACCTTTATATACTAGACATATCATGTCTCTAAAGTCCCAATTAATGCAACTTTCAGATGCATGTATACAACTCCAACTATATTTGAAAAAGTATGGTAAAAAAGTGCTAATCTTGCAAAAAGTCACCTCTTTACGCTTTCTCAGATATCTGTCGTGTGGCACATACATGGAATTACTAAGGCTCTCCAATCTTCGCAGCACATCACAGACTCTACAGGTTCAGAATGGGCTCTTACCACAGAGGATAAATTACTGCATTTCATATCCGTCAATACGCCAAAAACAATCTTTACTCCAAAAGAAGAAAAGCAGCATTCTCATCATACTCTCTTTGGATTAGCCATTAAGTATTTTTTAAATCCCCAGGCAAACATAGTAAGGGAGATCTCTAGATTTCAAGAAATATAGAATTATTACCTGGTTGAAAGCAGTAAACTCTCCCAAATTAAAAAGAATGTAGCCCTACCAAAGTCTGTACTTTCTTTGCTGTAATTTTTCTCTCATTTGGGGAACCCAAAAACTTCCTGGGACAATATTTATACAAAATGTGACGCGATAACTTGCTAagctctcttcctctattcctactgacagacaaaatgacaaaATGAGACTCGggacagtttcccagacacagattaagcctagacCTGGACTGAAAAGCATGCTCAATGGAGAATCACCATTGAAACAGTTTTTTTAGTCCAGGACAACGCTTAATATGTCCAGGAAACTGGCCCATAGTGAATACAGGCCCAGATGAGTAAGTAAGTAATAGTAGGAGATAGATAACAAGTAGACAGTAAGACAAGTAGCGGTAATACAGGACAGTGATACACCCTGCACTTCTGCTGCCTCGCTGCCAATGGGGACCTGCCATTCCAGCCATGTTGCATTCAAATATACATGAAAGTGTGTGCCTCCCACTCAGGAGGGGAAACAATATCAGTTACAGGCAGAGAGAGTAGGCTAACACCTCCATGAACATGGCCGGACATCAAACTAATGGAGGTTGATACCTAGGAACATAATGTTCCAGTGTTTTCTCCTATATGTTAAATAATACAGCATCGGAAAACTTTAACTACTTAGAGTGGAAATTCTCGAATCCTAAAATTACACAACTACATAACATTAGGCTCCATTCTCATTTTTAATGAGACATTTGGCCTTAACAGTATCTACTCAAGCACTTATGCATATAGTGTTGTAGCCTAGATGCAAAGAGAAGGCGTGCCGATGAGAATGGGCATGCACATCATTTTGACTAAACCTCTCACCACCTTGAGAGATGAGATGCTTACAAAGACGGAACATTTTGCCCGACTCGAGTAAACAACAGGCCATAGGAATTGTTCACTTTGTGAACCGTTTGTGTAATGCTTGCCCATTTATTCCATTCAAGCTATTGAGACCTATACAGACCATGTTTAAAAAGAGACTGACACCAAAATTGTTGTGCATTGAAGAGCCTCTTGTAataaacaccttatggaacagttaAATCAGTAAAAATAACTGAAATAGACTAATTAAATTGGcccaaaatacagaaatatgtaCCTGCGTTTGAGTTAGTCCCAATTTTGCTGCCAGATCGGCTCGCTCAGGTAGCGCAAGGTATTGGGTTTGCTGGAATCTCTGGTTGAGCACTTGCAGTTGTAAGCTTGAGTAGATGGTCCGAGGTTTTCGAATCTTCTTCCCTTTTCCGTTCAGTCTAATTTCTCCGTTCTCGATCACCGTGGTTAGCTTCTCAAGCTCTTCAAAAGGATGAAGAAGGaaaagttttattttatttcaccaggaagtcccattgaggtcaGAAATGtggaaataataataacaatattaacaacaacaacaacagcaataataataatgatcatCATAATAATCATACATTTAATGAATAATACATGTTTAAGTTAAGCCATTTAATTTGCCCTCAATGGGCAAGAGCTCAACTTTTCTTTTCTATCTCATGTGGCAAAAGAGATCATTGAGCATGAGGAATATAATGACTGCATATTGCTCCCCATTATTCCCATTGCACATACCGACTAGTGCTTAGGGAAACAGCTGCGTTAGGCcccacatgtacatattctttatccccttacactgtgtataagaaattattTTTGGAATTGTtaattagattacttgttggttattactgcattgtcagaactggaagcacaagcatttcactacactcgcattaacatctgctaaccatgtgtaatgtgacaaataaaatttgatttgatttgacattcatAGTAACATGACACTGTATGAATCCATCCTTATAATACAACCAGTGAAATAGTGTGAGGAGGTTAATCTTTCATCTACTTCATCTACAGATCACGGCACCTGTACagagctcatctgtaaatagccaatcCAATCTAccacatccccatactgtatttttttttttaccttgctcctttgcacccctgtatctcaagttgcacattcatcttctgcacattctaccattccagtgtttaattgctatattgtaattaatttgccaccatagcctatttattgcctttaccactcttatcctacctcatttgaacatactgtatatagatttttctactgtattattgattgtatgtttgtttattccatgtgtaactctgtgttgttgtatgtgtcaaactgctttgctttatcttggcctggttgcagttgcaaatgagaacttgttctcaactagcctacctggttaaataaaggttaaataaatcaaataaatacttAACTTTTTGTTTTACATGGGTGGAAGATTTAGATTTGATTTGCTAAGTTGAACAATAATTGCAGAGAATTTAGGTAGGAGGTAGGGAGCCAAATGGCTAAGGGAGATGCACCTGTGGTCGGAAGATGGCAGGTTTGAATCACGGGCCAGGCGCTGGAATTTTTTTTATCTGGCAATTGGAATACTGCTGGGTTCACATCCTTAAGACATTCCCTTCTTGTTTGGTGGCTTGGGTCCTTGAACAAGGCCCTTAACCCCAAAACATACAGGGGTGACCCGGTGCTTGCCTCAACTGTGTGTGATTTGTGCTGTCTGGGGCAGTTGAGAAtgagcagaagacacatttctgttGTTTGCTATAACTAATTGAAAATAAagttttattgtattgtattgtatttttgagTTAAATAAGTTGCATTGGAACTGTTGAATCTTGATTGTCCCTTTTCTATTCTAAGCCTGCCATTCAAATAGCAAATGATAAACATAAACTCATAGGCCTTACCTCACATGCTACTGTTCAGCCAATTCTCCCATGTTGAATCAACACTGACAGTGTTCAATTTAACACTGGTCCAGTGTCTATACAGGCCCACACTTTTCAGTGTTAAATTAATAACTGtattagtgacagagacatggttgttgttgcagtctttttgtttttgttctgtgGCCTTAACCAAGGAAGATCTTAAGTGAATATGCTATTATTAAAATGTAATTCTTCAACAAAATGCAAGTATTTAATGCCTTATTTTGAGGGCTTAGTTTTATCATATTACCTGCCCTATGCAGAAACTGTTCTTTTGTTTTAgcccaccagcttcaaacagctgtatAAACTACATTTtttgttattgaaaatatatttcacagagaTTTAGATGTACACTGATTCCCTACACTTTTCAGTGAAATTGAGCGAACAGTGTGGAATTTGGGCAAACAGGAAATAACAGAGCTATTTCCACTAGACAACACAGCCACAAAATCAGAACAGCTTTCCTAGTTTGACAACAGATGCCACTCGAGCGCGAGAAATCAATGGGcgaatatcacagccaatcacaacattGGGGAGtaagtaatactgtgaaacactAATATTCCACTATTAGCGACAGATATGTTATCGACATTTTTTGAAATTACAATGCAAAAATAAAAATCCCGTGTAGCACCTTTAAAATCACTAAAACTAAAACTATGCATTCCAAAAAATAATTGCAACATACAAATGGTAATCAATGTTGATATAACATTTGTTGCAATAGTTTCCTTTATTATCATTGGGCCATTATATTGTCATTGGTAGGAATTAAACTAATCATTACATGGTTATATTATCATcataaaaataatgataatacatTGTTCAGAACAATGACCAGCTTTTAATCAGAACTAAGAATAACATAATGAATCTGTTAATGTTCAAGAGGACTGCAATGTTTATAATATCTGGGGCCTTAAAAACTTATTGACTTTCTAACATGGCCAACACACGAAATGCCGGTGAGAttgcattggggcggcaggtagccgagtggctAGATCGTTGGACCAATAACCGAAAGTTTGCtgaatcgaatccccgagctgacaaggtcaaaatctgccattctgcccctgaacaaggcagttaagccactgCTCCCCGGTAGGCCCttattgtaaataagcatttgttcttaactgacttgcctggataGAGTTGATGAACATGGCAATAGCCAACAGTGCAGTGGAGATGTCACAGTCATTCGACGATAGATGGATGACATTCCATGGCCATTACCGCACAGATTATAAATATAAATAGGCTGCTAAACCGCTAAACGAGCTCACTCAtcatattttgttgttgttgttgagaggTTGATTCCTATCTGAATGTCTTCGAGTTTTTAGTCCCAAACAGCTTCACACTTCAAATAGGACTAGCCATTCTAAACAACTTGATTTTATGTATAGGCCTAGAGACAGGGTTATTTTGATAATTGACATTAGACTACTTGGAATGAATGCTGTATGTATTTTGTTTAAcgttttgatttaaaaaaaaaaacgaggTAAAATGATGTAACTCTTTCATTAGTCCTATGCGGCTATGTGTATTTTAACATATCAATTAAGTAATGTAGGATCACAGAAGCAATAAcgtcatcaaaggtaaatggttTTCAGATTACATGTTTTGTTTGGGCCCTGTGCTTTGTGGGAGACCACAGGATAAAATGTTTAGTGGCTCGGTTTTTCCCTTCCATGTCGGCTGCATGTGACCTGTATCGTCATCCAGAGTAGGCTAATTATTGTTCCAATCAACCGACCTGTCTCGCGGCCCAATAATATAAATGCAAACTGACCAGTAGTAGCCTACCCTTAGGTCTTATCACCTGTCCTAATATCAGATTAGACTATTAATTAAAATGGTGGAATAGGCTACACATTAGCCCTAGGTAATGTGAAATCTTATGAAAATTGATTCTCATTTCAATTTGAGAAGAGAACAGTCCCTTGCTTTATCCATGCATGTATCTTGAAATTCAGTAGCCTGTAAACTATTGActcttaaaaataaaatattttcaaACATGCTCAGGTGTTATAGACTACATATGTGACATGGGAACAAGGGCGTTTTGCATTACAAATTTACTATCCTATTAATGAATAACTTTAGGTCAGAGCACTGTTTCCGTAATGCTGCCTGCTATATGTTATGAATTCCCTATATTTCATTAGTTGTTTATTTGTAGACTTCTGATAGGGTTTAGGTAGGCTATATAAGTGCCCAATTCTAATTTTGAAGTCCGTATAGCCTTCGCCACTGTAACTACATCTTGAAAATGGCAACAAACATTGACTAAACTCCATAATGTCAACACCGATGTTTTTCAaaagtacctgtttcctctattCTCGTGCGTCCCAGACCGTTGTTGTGGCTACTGTGCTGGTATGGCAGGTAGGCACTTGGGTTGTGTGCGCTTACAGTGCTGTGGTAGGGGTAGGCTAGCGTGCGGCCATAGGATGACGCGCTGGAAGAAAAGGAGCTATCGTGCGGCGAGGGTCCGACGGGATGCAAGCCGTGCACTGGATAGATGTTGTGGGATAAGCCGGGGGGGTGCTGCTGGTGGCCGGGATAGTCGTGTCCGAACTCCAGAAAGGCCGATTTTGAGGGATCAGAGGAAACCAGACTGTCCGACAATGAACTCATAGTCATCATTGAGCGGGGGTCCATAAACTCGAGGCGCAGTTAAGGGCACCATAGAATGCTACAGATGGGACCGATGCATATCCACTGAGAAGGGAAGTTAGGCTACCTAACAAAAACACCAAGAGCACGAAGCTAAGGTGACGAGGTTATTTCCTAAATCCTTCCGTTTGTCTCCAAATTCTAAATTATGCAGTCCCTTTAGTTTATCGTCTCTAAAAAAGAGAAGAGGAAAACCTTCACTGTTTCTCTGAACACTTTGTGCATATGGTTTAAACTTGTTGCTACCTAGCTTGGCATACACGAGCGCGCCTGCTCATTGGTTGCGGTGGCTAATCATGTCATCCTGCCCGGAGGCCAAACCATACAAGATTAATACAAACTACAAGTCCGTCTTCCAGTTTGGGCAGTAATGACATTTCAATGCAGCATAATTTGGAAACAATGTATGCTAAATGAGAAGATAGGCCTACTGTAACAGATATTAACTAGGCTAATCTAATGTCAAGTATGTTTAGATTTTGTTATGTAGCCTTTTAGCGTTTGCAAAGATTGTAAACAAACTTGACAACTTTGCCAGCGATGTTTTTACGTAAGGACAAACCTTTTGTGCGCAAGTTAGGCCATAGGATAATCAATTATTATATATGTATACCTGCCTAATTAATACGCAATACACATAGCTACATGATAAGCCTATACATTGAATTTACACCTGGCGCCAATGCGTGATTTAGCCTACGCATACCTAGACTCAAGGGAGGGCACAGAAGCTCAACACAGTGGCTATAATACCGTTGTAAATGTGACTTAATCAAAACGCTCAGATGCACATCAAGATAAAACATcaaatacgcacacacacacacacatatattatttccCAGCACATGTATAACACACAACATACAAGATTCATGTTTTTTAAACAAAAATGCAACAAATGGGAAACCATTCTTTAGGAGGTTGTACTTGGTGAGAGGACACGTTGTAATTGCTGATAGTTTCTGAAGAAGGAAGAGAGGCTGCCCCTTTCTATCAACCTTGTCCGTGATGAAAGAAGACTTTCACCTTCGACTGGAAGCCATTACATAGTCGGTCATGTGTAATCTATGTCTGTAGGTTGCAGACAGATGGATGACGATAGATATCAACTCGCACGCCGGCCCGGGCCCAGCGCATGACAGATGTAGCGCCGAAGACGCTCTAAATCATTAGGCCTAAATGGCACATTTAGAGTTGTCACTTCATGTAATTCAGTCACAAGTCTAAATGACACAGGTTGCTGTCAACGTGTAGGAACATAGCCTATGCCAGAGCTCTAGCCTATGCTGCTTTTGGTAACAATTGAGCAACGCGCAGAAGCTAACGTTTCAGGACAGAGACTCCCTGAATAATTTTGATAGCCTAACTATTAGCCTACACTAGCCTACACTACACTAGCCTACACAGTAATacgaaaataaaaataatactgtAGTCGTTATGGTAGACCATTCATCCTCATATTGTAGACTATGTAATCATGTTCCAACGCCTGCTATTCCGTGGAAATAAATAGGCCTATCCCATAATGATGGCTTATATTTCTTTCAAATAATATTGAAACATTTAGTCAAAAACGAATGTTGACATATCAATTGGTTCGCCATATTCATATTTGTGTAACACAATCATTTTCACtatttgtgtcacgccctgaccttagagatcattTTTAttctatattttggttaggtcagggtgtgacaagggtgggtaGTCTAGTTTTTTTCATTTCTATgatggcctggtatggttcccaatcagaggcaactgtctatgttgtctctgattggggatcatacactgctcaaaaaaataaagggaacactaaaataacacatcctagatctgaatgaatgaaatattcttattaaattctgtacatagttgaatgtgctgacaacaaaatcacacaaaaattatcattggaaatcaaatttatcaacccatggaggtctggattgaGAGtcccactcaaaattaaagtggaaaaccacactacaggctgatccaactttgatgtaatgtccttaaaacaagtcaaaatgaggctcagtagtgtgtgtggcctccacgtgcctgtatgacctccctacaatgcctgggcatgctcctgatgaggtggtggatggtctcctgagggatctcctcccagacctggactaaagcatccgccaactcctggacagtctgtggtgcaacgtggcgttggtggatggagcgagacatgatgtcccagatgtgctcaattggattcaggtctggggaacgggcgggccagtccatagcatcaatgccttcctcttgcaggaacttctgacacactccagccacatgaggtctagcattgtcttgcattaggaggaacccagggccaaccgcaccagcatatggtctcacaaggggtctgaggatctcatctcggtacctaatggcagtcaggctacctctggcgagcacaaggagggctgtgcggccccccaaagaaatgcctcaccacaccatgactgaccaccgccaaaccggtcatgctggagcatgttgcaggcagcagaacgttctccatggcgtctccagactgtcacgtctgtcacatgtgctcagtgtgaacctgctttcatctgtgaagagcacagggcgccagtggcgaatttgccgatcttggtgttctctggcaaatgccaaacgtcctgcacggtgttgggctgtaagcacaacccccacctttggacgtcgggccctcataccaccctcatggagtctgtttctgaccaattgagcagacacatgcacatttgtggcctgctgaaggtcattttgcagggc
Proteins encoded in this window:
- the LOC135556068 gene encoding homeobox protein Dlx4a-like codes for the protein MDPRSMMTMSSLSDSLVSSDPSKSAFLEFGHDYPGHQQHPPGLSHNIYPVHGLHPVGPSPHDSSFSSSASSYGRTLAYPYHSTVSAHNPSAYLPYQHSSHNNGLGRTRIEETELEKLTTVIENGEIRLNGKGKKIRKPRTIYSSLQLQVLNQRFQQTQYLALPERADLAAKLGLTQTQVKIWFQNKRSKYKKIMKLGPGGPEGEHLHPGSSGSPCSPGMPPLWEISMANKGTPAQSGGYMNNFGHWYPSHHQECMPRTQMM